The Acropora palmata chromosome 3, jaAcrPala1.3, whole genome shotgun sequence nucleotide sequence tctggcgttagagagtaaaatctgtaagtgtcagcatagttaatattaactatggtGTCAGTGGCACTtacaggagtgaaagggttaatggaGATATTCATATCAATATCACTCAAAAAGAAGGCCGGAGCATTAAGGCTAACTGTACAGCAACCTCTTGTAACCTGAAAAGGTCCTGAATGTTGGGGGAAATTGGGAACAAAATTAGTTCCTGATCTTCATTTACTCAAAAGCAATTTCCAGGTTTAGAATGAAACTTAAATTTAATAACCTTGACCCTgccattttaatctttccACTTTCCACTTTTCACACATTCAAGTAAATCAACCCAATTGATTTGAAGACCTAAAACTTCCTTTCCCATGCTACTTGACATTTCCTCAGATACAACCTATTCTTCTACTGTGTGCCAAATTGCACTGCACATCAGCAGCTAAGTTCACAAAGAAAGCTAATGCACTAACCAGCCCATCTGCCTCCATATTTTACAGCAAAATCTGTTCTTCTTGTTAATTGtgaaaatatataaattctCAAACCAGTTAATACTCTAAAAAAGAGGCCTACAGACACCTTTGCCACATAGAAAAGACCTGAAAAAGGacagaataaaataaacaaagagatGGGATAATTAACACAAATTCTAGTCTTTCCAAAATACAAGAACTATGTAGTGCATGCTTACAGGTAATTACTTATCTGTTACCCTCTTCATGTCTTTTATTAGAACCTTGTGCAAACGTAACCTACTCTTTTTACCTGAGGAAGGGAGGGTGGGCACGAGGTGACAAGCAATATTTACCTAGCTCTGAGAAAGTATTTTACTTTTCCTCTCCTCATCCCCCCTAATCTTTTTGACCCATATCATGGAAGCAGCATTGTTGCCTAGAAACTTAAAGTTCATTTAGTAAGGTTCCACGAGTTATGATAAGAATATATTCCCAATATGAAAAGTTATGAGAAGAATATATTTCCAATCCAATAATTTCCAATCCACTAATTTAATAGCACGTTCGTAATTCTCCCTCTTCTGCGGGCCTAAATCGTCCATATTCCATAATTCAGTGAACGAACTAGGAGAAAAAATGCTGTACCGTTACCTATGATTGCTAGTACATTTGCGAGACCAAGTTTGTCATCATACGAAAGAAGCCACGAGAACGTGAAGTCGGACAGATCTGAACAATCTCGCGCGGGTTTTGGTTCCGCCATTTACATTAGGGATTAGAGCCCAGCTGAGCCAAAACTGCTTGACAATCTTTTCTGGTAGGGGTATGCAGCGAGAGTCAAAACGCATTTCATGGTTTTCTTGCGAAGTATATTGCTTCACGTTTGCCAGGATTATTAGAAATTAGTGCAGATTTTCAATCAGAAGGAACAAcgttgaattttaaattttttggttttttttagcaactttTTTCTATCTCCCAGGGGAGAGATAggagaattttaatttgttagttttgttttttgtcaacgATCCAGGAGATCGTCGACGGAAGGTGCTATCAGTTTTCACCTTCAAGTAacttatgtttttttttttttgcaacgtGTAATGTCCAGTTTTGCGCATCATATTTCACTTGCGAACGGTAATAATCTTGCGAATAGAGGCATTTTTAAGACCACGTTGAAAAAATGGCTGGTTTAGCTTCTTCAACCTTacaaaaagcaagcaaacatTTGCGACAGCTGCAAGCCAACTCAGACGAAATTTCCGAGGCTCTTTGCCATACTGACAACGAGGATGAGGTAGTTGAGTTTATGCCTGATTCAAAAGCCAGTACTGGTCAAAGTGCAAGCGGATCCCCCTCGTTCGCTGGAGTTGGCGCAAGTAGAGCTGTGGCGAGGTATTCGCCATCAGCTGTGAGATCCGTCAAGAcgctttgtttgtttagttgtttctTTGGCTTGGTGAGTTGTGGAATTTTTTAAGTATTGTTCGTCTTGATTACGGAAAGGTGtaatattatttgcaaatCTTCATGAAAGACTAGAACATTTCGGCCATTTCCGTGTTTGCAGCGGCTATTTTCGTTGTTACAATGCCTTCTTAAACAAGACGACAAAAGAGAACGGATTGACATTCCtcaaaaaaattctctatAGTAACTGACCTTACTAATACATACCCTTGCCTAATGCACATAGGCAAAGCCAACCTCCACCACCCCCCCCACTTCAGTCCTTGCACTGATAAACAAGTTGTGTAGCATGTATCAACGTGGggcataaaatatatatatttttttactaGGGCATAGAAATTTTCACATCGTACTGTACACAGAATACAACTAAATTAAAATCTTAAATTGATCATGTCATCACAAactattttacattttagtgGTTAATAATACTTCATAgtttttgctttgtctttGTGCAATGGATTTCTCTGATAGTTATCAGTGCTCAATATATGCTTTGATATCAACAAATAGCAGCCAATACATGTACAGTGCATGCATAAtagaaaagtttaaaatgactttttgaaaaaaaccaATACTGAAGCAATTAAAGGGACAATCACAAGTGGAAACTAACTACCACTTTCAGCAAACTATGAGCCATAGTAATAAGTAATTAAGCACACTTTTGGAACCAATGAGAAAACCGACTAAAACTAATATTAatcagagaaaagaaaagtgtcaGTCAGCCCACGATTGCTGCTAAAGCCCGAAATGACCTGGGGTCCAAGATCAGTTTCCTGCAGGACGTCGTAAAACCTGTGGGACTTAAATGACTTAAATAGTATGTGTTCTGTCACAACCAACaccaaagcaataattatttactttcaaCAGACATTTGAAAAGCACTAGAGCTACTGTTATTGGTCCTGTGATAACTGGTCTATGTGATGCAGCAATCAGTTCTTCCACAAGAGCAATTGTTCTGACAGTCCTAATAATTCTATTGGTTATTCTATTGAGAAGAGCGAAGTTTTCCACCTATATACAGTATCTAATTGAGAAAAATTATTCATATCCAGGTATAATTTTTCTGTGATAATGTATACAGTTATACTACAGAGTCTCCTtacttttgcataatttatacCCAACAATTAACTAAGTGTTAAAGGAGGTACTGCCCGTAGTCTAGAACTATTCTCTCCCAGATGATCAGATTTCACCTAGATAGCTGTATGGTATAACATTGAACGGTCCTGtaagttttttaaattttattcttatGGTAGGGAATATCTGTAGCAATCCTTGGACCCACCCTAATGGAACTGAAATGTCAGACTGGTGCCGAACTTGAGCAAATGTCATTTGCATTCACATCTCGTTCCATTGGATATCTGCTAGGAAGCATAACTGGCGGCTGGTTGTTCGACAGGTTCAATGGTCATGTCATTTTATCAGTGTCTTGTCTTTGGGCCACACTCATGATGTTGGTTTTACCATATGTGCGATCTATTTCTGGACTCATCATTGTCGTTGGACTATTAGGAATTGGACTTGGATCTCTGGATACAGGTAGGtcatatcatttcatcatatCATATAAACTTTATTCATCTCAATTGagttgaaatgaaatggaagGATACCAGAGGGTATCCCTGTTGAGGGTATCTGCCCACAAacaaggccagaccacaacactggggactccatgccctactcttttcaaaCAGTGcatgggttcttttacgtcgcATAGAATTGGGAACAATAAAGAGTTGCGAGACGGGTCCtacgtttttttttgtccttgtctGACAaaactagaaagtctaaccatttgcagatgtaattacaaaggcagcactttctactcagttatttaaggACCCTAAGTGTTTGTCTAGCCAGGGTTCGAACCCACAACCTCCCACATGGTGTTCCGatactcaaccaactgagctaatcggtcattagtatcacccaactagtggaataatgcaaatcctgcattttgattagctacactactataggtctattagtaatagtcatcgagcaGCGAAGTTTGCCGGTTTTgcaaacctatttattttgttttattcccaaataaatttttttttcctgaatttattattgcttttttctgtccgactagttgggttatactaaaacaattagacccttcgccctcaagggccacggatcaatagcccattcggcttggCCTtgtgggctattgacccgtagcccttttgggctacgggtctaattattgttaatatttttataattgtttGGCAGGTGGAAATGTACTTCTTCTTAATATATGGAAGAGGAAATCAAGACCCTATATGCAAGCTCTCCACTTTGTGTTTGCCTTTGGAGCTTTGGTAGCACCAATTTTGGTCCAACCTTTCCTTCAAGACAGCAGTCAATCATTGAACAACAATAATGTCACTAACAGCAGTGCCTTGAATGCTACACCAATCACACGTGATATCTGTAAAACTCTAAACCCGACCAGTCATAAAACAATGCCTGTGACATGGGCGTACTGGATTGGCTCTGTTCCTCTTGCAATCACCTTTGTTGGGTTCCTCATTTTTGTGTTCTCCAAAGCTTGCAGTCTTCAGGAAAGTGAAATTCAGGAAGAGGACCCTTCAAAGGCCAAGCAAGGTAGTTTGATCTACAGGATGGTAATTCTCtccttgttttcattgtttctgcTGCTTTATGTGGGTTTTGAAGTAGCCTACGGTGGATACATCTTCACTTTTGGAAGAACTGTAAAGCATGCTTTGGATGAAGACACAGCAGCATTCTTAACGTCTGCCTTCTG carries:
- the LOC141876819 gene encoding sodium-dependent glucose transporter 1A-like isoform X1 gives rise to the protein MAGLASSTLQKASKHLRQLQANSDEISEALCHTDNEDEVVEFMPDSKASTGQSASGSPSFAGVGASRAVARYSPSAVRSVKTLCLFSCFFGLGISVAILGPTLMELKCQTGAELEQMSFAFTSRSIGYLLGSITGGWLFDRFNGHVILSVSCLWATLMMLVLPYVRSISGLIIVVGLLGIGLGSLDTGGNVLLLNIWKRKSRPYMQALHFVFAFGALVAPILVQPFLQDSSQSLNNNNVTNSSALNATPITRDICKTLNPTSHKTMPVTWAYWIGSVPLAITFVGFLIFVFSKACSLQESEIQEEDPSKAKQGSLIYRMVILSLFSLFLLLYVGFEVAYGGYIFTFGRTVKHALDEDTAAFLTSAFWGSFAFGRLASVPLARFLKPTHMLGIDMVGFLVASMVLLSQIKDGDCKASDSTKLWLGTVLLGLSMASVFPTSISWAEYFMNVSGRTASVLVVASSCGEMLIPLAVGNTIGDTVGPCALMACAFAVSVLVVIIFLMILCAGRYFKRHSAFAGMLYQRTQKQEEGRRQQKPADEVLELLQQKKEVFNNGNEEFAM
- the LOC141876819 gene encoding sodium-dependent glucose transporter 1A-like isoform X2, coding for MAGLASSTLQKASKHLRQLQANSDEISEALCHTDNEDEVVEFMPDSKASTGQSASGSPSFAGVGASRAVARYSPSAVRSVKTLCLFSCFFGLGISVAILGPTLMELKCQTGAELEQMSFAFTSRSIGYLLGSITGGWLFDRFNGHVILSVSCLWATLMMLVLPYVRSISGLIIVVGLLGIGLGSLDTGGNVLLLNIWKRKSRPYMQALHFVFAFGALVAPILVQPFLQDSSQSLNNNNVTNSSALNATPITRDICKTLNPTSHKTMPVTWAYWIGSVPLAITFVGFLIFVFSKACSLQESEIQEEDPSKAKQGSLIYRMVILSLFSLFLLLYVGFEVAYGGYIFTFGRTVKHALDEDTAAFLTSAFWGSFAFGRLASVPLARFLKPTHMLGIDMVGFLVASMVLLSQIKDGDCKASDSTKLWLGTVLLGLSMASVFPTSISWAEYFMNVSGRTASVLVVASSCGEMLIPLAVGNTIGDTVGPCALMACAFAVSVLVVIIFLMILCAGRYFKRHSAFAGMLYQRTQKQEEGRRQQKPADEVLELLQQKKEVFNNG